From Candidatus Zixiibacteriota bacterium, the proteins below share one genomic window:
- a CDS encoding DUF3592 domain-containing protein — MTRIIIALAIGAVTAVIALTVRARRRRRAVRPLVITLALVMILLGAVAGSFEAQELAQLRARRSWPQAHGVVTDAHIAGEKAIVPVVKYNYTVADSNYSGASDLGTPGFGNAAKRLDAARTLISDYPPGKAIKVHYNLVQPSESYLTTAVPWNAYMRYGLWIFVLLAAPVVLGIFGFKRP, encoded by the coding sequence CATCGCCTTGACTGTCCGCGCCCGTCGCCGGCGACGCGCAGTCCGTCCCCTCGTCATTACGCTCGCGCTGGTCATGATCTTGCTCGGTGCCGTCGCCGGTTCTTTCGAGGCGCAGGAGTTGGCTCAGTTGCGTGCCCGCCGCAGTTGGCCCCAGGCACACGGCGTGGTTACCGATGCCCACATCGCCGGCGAGAAAGCCATCGTACCGGTCGTTAAATACAATTACACAGTTGCCGACTCGAATTATTCCGGCGCCAGCGACCTTGGCACTCCCGGTTTCGGCAATGCCGCCAAACGTCTCGACGCGGCGCGGACGCTGATCTCCGACTATCCTCCCGGCAAAGCGATCAAGGTGCACTACAACCTGGTGCAGCCATCCGAATCGTATCTGACGACAGCCGTCCCCTGGAACGCCTACATGCGTTACGGTCTTTGGATATTCGTCTTGTTGGCAGCTCCGGTAGTTTTGGGGATTTTTGGCTTCAAGCGTCCTTAG